Below is a window of Coregonus clupeaformis isolate EN_2021a chromosome 15, ASM2061545v1, whole genome shotgun sequence DNA.
GTAATAGCACCATCAATACTCCAACACCACCCCTCTTACCTCACTGATGGTCTTGTGGAAGGCATGGTTGTGTTccatggggggaggggggatgtcGAAGGAGCGACGCCAGATCTTGACCTGCTCCTCTCCGTGCTTCTCGGCTGTCTCTGCCTTGTTAAGACCTGTCAGGCCGCCGTAGTGGCGCTCGTTCAGGCGCCATGTGCGGTACACGGGCAGCCACATCTGGTCTGTGCCCTCCAGGATGATCCACAGGGTCTTGACGGCGCGCTTCAGCACGGAGGTGTGGCAGATGTCAAACTTCATGCCGGCCTCCTTGATGGCCATGGCACCACGCTTGGCCTCCTCCAGGCCCTTCTCGCTGAGGTCGGCATCAAACCAGCCACAGAATTTGTTGTACTGGTTCCACTCACTCTCACCATGACGGACGATCACCAATTTATGGGCGGTAGTCATGTTTGCAGTGTTGCTTTAAGTTCCTTCACCAAACACACGAGACACGGCCCTCCCTtatggtacacacacactctgagacCAACAGTGAGCCCCGAGCGACTCCAACCACACTTTTTATAGCACCCTGGAATGTGGGCCTGTGTAGCAGCCGGTCCTCCACTGCTCTCCACCAATGAGGGAACTTCACCTCCTGATTGACAGCCAGGCTCAGCCAATAAGACAGGGCCTCCCGTGGGCTAGAGGGACATGTCCCGGCTGGGAAGGGCAGAGGTCAGGGATTGAGCTAAAATAGCAACATGACTTTTAAACTGAGAGCTGTGGAATAAAAGTGTAAAGATCAGAGTAAGCTGCTGTGTCTGAGAGGAACAGCCACATCAATGAAAGACAGTGGAAATAGTTATCTAACTCTGGCCATGCACTTCATATCTTAATCCAAAACCATTACTGATACAACTATACCATGCAATGAGGTAGTAGTGACTAGGGAAAACCAGACTAAAAGATTCTGCCTCAACATGGGGTGACATTGTgggcagctacagtgagggaaaaaagtttttgtttctcctgctgattttgtacgtttgcccactgacaaagacatgatcagtctataattttaatggtaggtttatttgaacagtgagagacagaataacaacaagaaaatgcatgctataaattgatttgcattttaatgagggaaataagtatttgacccctctgcaaaacatgacttagtacttggtggcaaaacccttgttggcaatcacaaaggtcagacgtttcttgtagttggccaccaggtttgcacacatctcaggagggattttgtcccactcctctttgcagatcttctccaagtcattaaggtttcgagaatgacatttggcaactcgaaacttcagctccctccatagattttctatgggattaaggtctggagactggctaggccactccaggaccttaatgtgcttcttcttgagccactcctttgttgccttggctgtgtgtttgggtcattgtcatgctggaatacccatccatgacccattttcaatgccctggctgagggaaaagatttgacagtacatggccccgtccatcgtccctttgatgcagtgaagttgtcctgtccccttagcagaaaaacacccccaaagcataatgtttccacctccatgtttgacggtggggatggtgttcttggggtcataggcagcattcctcctcctccaaacacggcgagttgagttgatgccaaagagctccattttggtctcatctgaccacaacacttttacccagttctcctctgaatcattcagatgttcattggcaaacttcagacgaccctgtatatgtgctttcttgagcagggggaccttgcgggcgctgcaggatttcagtccttcacggcgtagtgtgttaccaattgttttcttggtgactatggtcccagctgccttgacatcattgacaagatcctcccgtgtagttctgggctgattgacagttcttttgtgtttcttccatttgcgactaatcgcaccaactgttgtcaccttctcaccaagctacttggcgatggtcttgtagcccattccagccttgtgtaggtctacaatcttgtccctgacatccttggagagctctttggtcttggccatggtggagagtttggaatctgattgattgattgcttctgtggacaggtgtcttttatacaggtaacaagatgagattaggagcactccctttaagagtgtgctcctaatctcagctcgttacctgtataaaagacacctgggagccagacatctttctgattgagagggggtcaaatacttatttccctcattaaaatgcaaatcaatttataacatttttgacatgcgtttttctggattttgttgttgctattctgtctctcactgttcaaataaacctaccattaaaattatagactggtcatttctttgtcagtgggcaaacgtacaaaatcagcaggggatcaaataccttttttccctcactgtaagtattcacccccattttattgcattacaaagtgggattgaaatagatttaattgtgagtcattgatctacacaaaatactacataatgtcaaagtaaaaataacatttacaaattaataaaaatatagtcgttgcataagtattcaccccctttgtttaggcaagcctaaatttgTTCAGAagtaaaatttggcttaacaaatcacataataagttatatcgtccttctgaactgagctgcaggacaggaagaaaCTGCTtggggatgtcaccatgaggacattggtgattttaaaacagctatggagttcaatggctgtgatgggagaaaactgacaatggatcaacaacattatagtgacaatccaggtgtggaaagcttttagagacttacccaagaacactcacagctgtaatcgctgccaaaagtgttcctaacatgtattgactcagaggggtgaatacttatctaatcatgGCATATTAGTGCTTTCTTTTTAAATAATCTTTAAATAATGTTGGAATGTttcttctactttgacattacagagtattatgtgtagatcgttgataaaacattacaattaaatccattttaatcccactttgtaatacAATAAAATGTAAAGAAATCCAATacgggtgaatacttatgatacccactgtatgtagatatattttgttaaaaataatactatatactaaatgtaaaaaatggctcaacataccccactctcccctatcagGTGCTGTAATGCTAATGTTTATAAATGATGTCTGTGAAGATGTGTTTGTATTTTTGTTATGATAATGTATTGGTTTGTTTATTATACGGAATTGGTTATGTTCATTCAAATACATTTTCATGATCGCTTTTGCTGGAAGGGACACAGAGGGCTTTGAAGTTAGACATCATGTTAATTCCCTAACAAGAGAAACAGGTTCATCTATCAGCTGAAGAGTGAAGAGGGAACCAGTATGAGGATCTGGTCAAAGAGCAGGCTGATATGAGTCCATGTTTGGATGCAGTATACTGTGTATTCTGGCTGTACTTATTGAGATGAGTGTATGAatttgagtgtgtttgtgtgtattttgcTGACAAGGCAACGACAATGTTTAGTGTAGGTGTGGAGTGCTGCCGCAAGCTGACTCATCAGTACAGTCGTGCTCACCCAGGACCCCCCATCCCCTCcacaccacctcctctcctctttcacctCTTTCAACTACACAATTCTGCCCTACTATATTCAcctgctttctctctttctctctctctctctctctctctctgtctctctctctctctctctctctctctctctctctctctctctctctctctctctctctctctctctctctctctctctctctctctctctctctctctctctctatctctctctctctctttctatctctctctctctctctctctctctctctctctctctctctctctctctctctctctctcattctctctctctctcgctcactgcAGCATCCtaagtctttctctctctttgtgatTCCTCTAGCTCTCTGCCCTTTTTTGTGATATATGATACACAGATTGGCTTCATGCCCAGAGTTCCATTAATTTTGTATTTGGTGATATTGTATTTCTCTCCTATCTCAATATGGCTCATATTTTTGATTGGTAGCAGTGGGCATTGATTTAGCCCTAAAGTTTGGGCTCAGGCCTGACTCTCTCAGTCATTTTAATGCATAATCAGTATTTTTACCTGTGCTGGCCCCAGAGTTTAAGTGGGTGGTAGGATCGGTTTGAAACCTTGCTGCATTTCTACTTGAATTGAATTTCAAACATCCCAAATAAGTATTTTCCGACTGTACTTACTATATAACTATACTGCGATGGACTACAGTTGTCCTGTGAAGATCAAATAGTGGTTGTACCgggacgacacaacagtggtacctgtaggcctgattaccaacaacatatacagggccgtctgaagtttgccaatgaacatctgaatgattcagaggagaactgggtgaaagtgttgtggtcagatgagaccaaaatggagctctttggcatcaactcaactcgctgtgtttggaggaggaggaatgctgcctatgaccccaagaacaccatccccactgtcaaacatggaggtggaaacattatgctttgggggtgtttttctgctaaggggacaggacaacttcaccgcatcaaagggacgatggacagggccatgtactgtcaaatcttgggtgagaacctccttccctcagccagggcattgaaaatgggtcgtggataggtattccagcacagtggcggctcctgaaaaaattctcagggggggcaatttttctgatgatttaggtgacctacacacatttaaaaaaaagatatgtccagcaacaacatgaagacaggggcagcatataagtcaataccagaagcatttattgactgatctcaaaagtgttggcttacaaaagcaaaataagttatcacagtaaaaataatcaagggtgttctttcacattcctcaacactgcgtaaacaatatgcatttccataaaacacctcatctaattgtgccacaaagttgacaagtccaagaaaaataccagggttggtggagccctcagtttcatctttgcctcgcaaagctaactcaaacactccgcaaaacttcacacactggattagccggctgaggatgtggcggttcttgctaacctcatcgttgtggcggcggacagctagcctgtatccctcatccagttgagtggcaatgttcactctccccaaagcagacaatctcaaacagctatccatgtgggtctttgacagctcatgtttcttaatcttttctgaaagatggtgcatgtccgttacaccagtcgctgtccaagcggtgctgtctgccgtgccgccttcagggtgaaagagtaagcaggggtagcagaagactgcattagctacatcgcagcctgctagccaggttttttcgttcgtaccaatttttggaaaatcctcgggtgtaggactttcccccttttagtagaaacctgttgaattattaaatttggtctgggaggtcctaattgtttcgttgccaatttatcttgatttgttcgccgacaaaaaggaacttctttcaaagagacaatcgagttgcactgaacgctagccatcttgacagtagtacgtgaattgattgacgctgctacccgctcttttcttagttacgttcatggttatgttacgtatgacgaaagcgcgttgaaaaaaaaagattttacatgagagtctatgagagacttctggggcaattttcaacctgactgaaatcgccccaaaaggggcggggccatttgaagcacgactttagcctgattggacatttagtggcagatcagacgtctagattagaacactgataactactgttgccgtgatataattgattagaaaaaaaatcccttccttttcccgtttggcagtgcgtcgcccatatcaccctaatgaacacaccgcccctgttccagcatgacaatgacccaaaacacacggccaaggcaacaaaggagtggctcaagaagaagcacattaaggtcctgcagtggcctagccagtctccagaccgtaatcccatagaaaatctgtggagggagctgaaggttcgagttgccaaacgtcagcctcgaaaccttaatgacttggagaagatctgcaaagaggagtgggacaaaatccctcctgagatgtgtgcaaacctggtggccaactacaagaaacgtctgaactctgtgattgccaacaagggttttgccaccaagtactaagtcatcttttgcagaggggtcaaatacttatttccctcattaaaatacaaatcaatttataacatttttgacatgcgtttttctggatttttttgttgttattctgtctctcactgttcaaataaacctaccattacaattatagactgatcatgtctttgtcagtgggcaaacgtacaaaatcagcaggggatcaaatactttttacccactgtatatttcaggatgttgtgtattcctggaaatattcagtttagcaagctcagactccatgtcatcagAGAAGGCCATTTGAGAGCATCAAATCCATGACTGATCTACAcataataatgagtagttatttatgatgcaaggtgatttgaaGATCAGTCAGTTGGCAGTCGCCTGCACTGTCGGCTGCAGTGTCAAACAAGCCCCTTGCGtgcctctgctactctatcatagGCTCTCTTCTACACAGGTACATGTTTTCTTTTTTGTTAATGTACCTCTTCAGTGTCATTCGGTCTATTTTTTCATTTGCATACACGGGCATGATGATGTCTGTTCTgtaacaataaaaatgcactatcTTCATATGCATGACAATTAGCAAAAATACTATGCATATTATGCATAAAACTGacaaaatgtaatcatcattTGTATAAGGTAGGTTGAGCCATatatttgaccaaatacaatcCAGCTGTGTGTTCTGTAATTTTCATTGCAGGTTTTCAGAAGTCATGGGTGTATTTCTCCTATAGGCCAGCAGGGGAGGTGCTGTGTCACTGTATGATTACCAGCTGTGTATAATAGGAACACATGAGCTGCTGTAGAATCAGGCCAGCCATTCTCTTCCCCTGCAGAGAGGACTGCAGGACCTACATTCAAATGAGTACAAACTCATGCAACTATTTATTTGTTCTATTGGTGCAGGTACAGTGCAGATAATATACTTCACTAGCCAGAGGCTTTAGCTATCTAACTCCACTTTTCTGTACATTAACTTGTGAATATTAGTAGTCAAGGTTACTGTGTATGACAGAAACACTGTAGAGCAACTAGAAACATGTTCACCTCCGTTCTACCCTCAAAACACAAACATCTCTCTTTCATCTGccccctccctttccctctctatctctccccatctctttatctccttccctccccctctctctccttccttcttttccttctctcactctccctctctctccattgcaGTGTTAGACTTTCGATCCTGCATAGTCAGAGTTGGGGAAAGTGCTTGCGTCAGAGCTCTCCCTCCTGCTATAAAAGCTGAAGCCACTGCAGCAGCATCAGTCTGGGTTCTTCACCGAAGCCCTACAGACACATTCacacagagccagacagagcagcctgtcctcacagcacagcacagccatGAGTACCCTCGGCTTTGACCCttactactcctcctcctcctaccgcCGCTGGTATGCGGAGGGAGCCCCCCGAGGGGTGGTGACCAGAGGGAGGTCACGCTCGGCCTACTCCTCCcacacctctcccctgtcctccgtGAGCTCCCGTTTGCAGTACTCCTCTCCTGGACGGGCTCTGCATTCATCCCAGgcttcctcctcctctgtggAACTGGAGCTGAGCCAGGCGGCCCAGGTAAGTTCTGAGTTCCGCACGGTGAGGACCCAGGAGAGGGCCCAGATGCAGGAGCTCAATGACCGCTTCGCCGGCTTCATCGACCGCGTACGGGAGTTAGAGCAGCAGAACCGTGCGCTGGAAGCTGAGCTGATGCTGCTGAGGCAGAGGCATGGGGAGCCCTCCCGTCTGAGGGCCCTGTATGAGCAGGAGGCGCGGGCTCTGAGGGCCGCCGTGGAGGAGGCGCGTGGGGAGCAGCAGGCCGCCTTGGGCCAGAGGGAACGTCTGGAGCAAGCCCTGAACGCCCTGCAGGCCCGCTacgaggaggaggtggtggcccGCGAGGATGCGGAGGGCAGGCTGCTGGATGCGCGGCGTGGTGCCGACCAGGCCACCCTGGCCAGGACCGAGCTGGAGAAGAGGGTGGAGACCCTGCTGGACGAGCTGGCCTTCCTCAAGAGGCTCCACGAGGGGGAGGTGGTGGAGCTCCAGGCCCAGGCACAGCTGGGAGCCCAGGTGGCTGTGGAGATGGAGGCAACCACACCGGACCTGTCCGGGGCTCTGAGGGACATCCGGGCCCAGTACGAGAGGCTGGCGGCCAAGAACATGCAGTCTGCTGAGGAGTGGTTCCGTGGGAAGGTGGGCTCCCTGACGGAGAGCGTGGCCCAGCACAGCGATGCAGTGAGGAGCTCCAGGGACGAGGCTGGGGAGTTCCGCCGGCAGCTGCAGGCCCGCCTGCTGGAGATCGATGCCTGCAGGGGTCTCAATGAGTCTCTGGACAAACAGTTGCACGACATGGAGGACAAGCAGAGTGCTGAGATCAACAGCATGCAGGTCAGTGGTGGTACTGCAGGACAAATTTATACTGCAAATCTGTATTCATGAAAATACCTCAGAATGAATGCAATCTAAGAGTGAATTTATTTATTAATTGCATGTTTAGAAACTGTTTATTAATAGATAGATGACTTTATCTGAATACAAGAATTCAATAACGTTTTAAATAATTTGTGCAAAGTAGAACTGATTTAGTAATGTTCTAATGCATCAATTTAAATGGTCACACTCAACCATTTTAGGCAATTTACCTGAACTTGTAAGCTGCTGTAAGAACACACACATTTTCCACCACATTACCTCTAAACGTCTCCTGTAGGACACTATTGGCCAGCTGGAGAATGAGCTGGGAGCCACCAAGCAGGAGATGGCTCGCTACCTGAAGGATTACCAGGACCTGCTGAATGTTAAGATGGCCCTGGACATCGAGATCGCTGCCTACAGGTAGGATGCTATGAGGAGCACTGGCCAGAGCTTAAACTTAAATAAATATAACTTAATAATACTAATGCAAGTCCAGGTCAATGAAAACCTTTTGTCCTTTTACTCTAAAAGTATATATGTCCCATGATCCTTTACTTCTCCAGGAAGCTGCTGGAGGGGGAGGAGTCTCGTTTCAGTGTGGGCGTGTCCGGGGGTATGTCCAGTATGTCCAGTGTCTACGGCCACACCCtgtcggccacaccctcctttgGCCGCTCTATGTTCTCCATGCAGTCCAGCCTAAGCTCTGGCGCCCCCTACCTGATGACCTCACGCTTCCTCAGCTCCTCATTCGCCTCTGGAGATGACATCATCTCTGCCAGCCTGGCCCAGCGCGACTCTGCCAGCCTACCACAGGatgagaaagaggagaaggaggagaaggaggaggaagaggaggagaaggaggaggaggaagcggaagagggtggagaggagaaggaggaagaggaagagggtggagaggagaaggaggaagaggaagagggtggagaggagaaggaggaaaagGGAGAAGAGAAGGATGAAGATGGAGATGAGGGAGGCGAGGTGGAGAAGGAAGATGGGGAGGATGCTAAGGACGGAGAAGAAGGTTAGCATTAGTATTATCCCTCAAAGAATATTCTCTCTTGTTGTCGTGCATTGCTTAGATGTTAACATTTTTACAATACAGTCTATCAACACAATTATTCCCCTATTCATAATTATTAAATGTTTTGGTTATAGGTGGGGATGAGGTGGAAGAGAAGGAAGAAACTGgaaaggaggatggagagaagaagGAAGATAAGGACGAGGGTGGGGAGCAGGAAggaaaggaagaggaggggggagagaaagagggaggagatgaTAAAGAAGGGGGTGATAAAAAGGAAGCGGATCAAGCTGAGGAGA
It encodes the following:
- the LOC121582564 gene encoding phosphoglycerate mutase 2, whose product is MTTAHKLVIVRHGESEWNQYNKFCGWFDADLSEKGLEEAKRGAMAIKEAGMKFDICHTSVLKRAVKTLWIILEGTDQMWLPVYRTWRLNERHYGGLTGLNKAETAEKHGEEQVKIWRRSFDIPPPPMEHNHAFHKTISESRRYKGLKPGELPTCESLKDTIARALPYWNDVIAPEIKAGKNVIIAAHGNSLRGIVKHLEGMSDAAIMELNLPTGIPIVYELDTNLKPVKPMAFLGDAETVKKAMEAVAAQGKAKK
- the LOC121582563 gene encoding neurofilament light polypeptide-like, with product MSTLGFDPYYSSSSYRRWYAEGAPRGVVTRGRSRSAYSSHTSPLSSVSSRLQYSSPGRALHSSQASSSSVELELSQAAQVSSEFRTVRTQERAQMQELNDRFAGFIDRVRELEQQNRALEAELMLLRQRHGEPSRLRALYEQEARALRAAVEEARGEQQAALGQRERLEQALNALQARYEEEVVAREDAEGRLLDARRGADQATLARTELEKRVETLLDELAFLKRLHEGEVVELQAQAQLGAQVAVEMEATTPDLSGALRDIRAQYERLAAKNMQSAEEWFRGKVGSLTESVAQHSDAVRSSRDEAGEFRRQLQARLLEIDACRGLNESLDKQLHDMEDKQSAEINSMQDTIGQLENELGATKQEMARYLKDYQDLLNVKMALDIEIAAYRKLLEGEESRFSVGVSGGMSSMSSVYGHTLSATPSFGRSMFSMQSSLSSGAPYLMTSRFLSSSFASGDDIISASLAQRDSASLPQDEKEEKEEKEEEEEEKEEEEAEEGGEEKEEEEEGGEEKEEEEEGGEEKEEKGEEKDEDGDEGGEVEKEDGEDAKDGEEGGDEVEEKEETGKEDGEKKEDKDEGGEQEGKEEEGGEKEGGDDKEGGDKKEADQAEEKKDDEADTKEEKGEPEISKSVVKSEKPAEEKKDESEKPKAKK